Within Rhododendron vialii isolate Sample 1 chromosome 12a, ASM3025357v1, the genomic segment TATTTGGCAGTCTTCCGATAACTTTGATAACAGTTAATCTGGTACTAAAATATGTCAATGCAAGATGGTTAGATGTCACACTGCCAGCCTTTTGAATAGAAACACATGAACTTCATTATTTGTAACATcctgtcccacatcggaagtctacatgagTGATCCTGGGTATATAAGGAACCATGTAAGCTACTACTAATAACTTGAACTTAAATACTTTCGGCTGTGTGGTTAGGCTCCTACAAGTTACTGGGCAGCGGTCTACATGGGGCATTATAGTATTTCAGATAACACCCTTTCCTGCCTTTCAATTTTCTATATGCAGCAAGTATTCAGAAGGTTGTTTCTGATAAATCCATAACAAGAAAAAACTTCAAGCTATTTTTGGCCCAATCTTTCCATACTTCCAGAACTGAAACttgtcaagaaaaaaagaaaatatttccaGAACTGAAGAACACTAGCTTTCTATGACGCAGTCAAACTTAACTTTGTATTAAAACTAAAACCACATTTTTGCTGAATAGTTCATGAGCATCGACAAACAAACCTGGGATGATAGCTAAACAATCATATAAATCAAAGACAGTGGTAGGAAACCCTTTTGGTTCCTTCCTAGAAAATAGGATTTCAAGGAGACTTGTAATATTTGGAAATTTCTAATCCtggaaattattttttagttacTGAACACTCGTTGGATATCATTACAAGAAGTCAATTAAGAGTGAATAAATTCCCATTAACTTTCTAAGATTTCATATTTTGTACACTTTTCCCAAACAGTTTTCGAATTCTAGTTCCTGCATTGTTCTTCTTTCCCATTTTTAACGTAAGACCTCCGGTAGAAGGGGGTCATTTTCTCTCGTGAACTTTCAAAActgaacaaatcaaagaggaAATCAACACATATGACATACAAAGTGAAGCAAATTCtattgcaaatttaattatatCTCCCGTCCCCCTAAGTTTTTCTAAACCATCAAATCCAACACCGGCAACAATCCAAGCTAAATTgctgatcaaaaagaaaaacaatccAAGCTAAATTTCTCTTCGCTATACCCCATAGGCCGTACCTTGGATGAGATTGTCCTGCTTCAGAAAGATCTCTCTGAGTCTGCTCTGTCCACAAGGATTATACTTGAGATTGAATTTGTCAAATCGATGAAATGTGCTTTTATCAGCATGAACATCCATAAGATCAACATTAAGGTCATAACTGCAATGCAATTGCCAACAGTCAGAGAGAGAAGAGTTTACACTTCTGAAAGATAAGACAGGAACAATATAATCATGCTAACCCTGTTAGCTGCAGGCTTTCAAAGACTTCTTTAAGTGTAAAATACATTCCATCACGAAATATGACAACCTGCAAAATGGAACACAAAGCATAACCAAGGAGCATTGACTAcaacaaagtaaaaacaaagtCCTTCAAAAGATACCCAAAGCATGAAAATTTTCATCTCAGCTCATCCAAAATCTCATAAATTTAAGCAACAGGCTGAAGGGATTCTACACAATGAGTTCAAAGTTATATACCTCATCTGGTTCGTTTCTAAGTTTTGACTTAATAAAGCGCAGAAGCTGCTTCTGGTTCATGCAAGCAGAATGATGGACGTGTGTATCAACTTTTCTGATATTGTAGAAATCACGATGAGGCGCGCTCTTCTGAGCTAGGAACTCCGTGTCTGCATTTACTAACAGATGAAGGCGGAATTTCTGTGCGGTGATCAAGTTGAAGTCATAAGCTCGGATCACAACAAATTGTACATAAATAGAATTCCAAATATCTGAAGGCTATCACCTCCTCAAGAAATCGCAATCGGTGATGGCATGCAGAGCGAACATTTCCAATGGACATAACTTTTAGGAGGTGATGCATATCGGTGAAAAACATAGTTGAACTTGCAACAGGGAAAAGATCTGTGgcgtctgagagagagagagagagagattgaagatACTATCTTAGGAAATTATATAACCATGTCCAATTGATCTGCTTTGCAAAGCTTACCATTCTCACTTGCATAAACGCGTACAACTCCATCTTCCATCCTAAAGTGGTGCTGCTTGCAAATTAAAAGAACCAATTAGACACACGGTGTGAGAGTTAAGAGCACTGATTCACCACATTGGTTTTTGCAAAGCGAACACAGGAACCTAAATATAGGAAGCAAAGGCCAACTCACAGCAGTTGCTTCAACAGGGACAAAGCAAAGTGGATCACTATTCACTCCTGATGCAGAAGATCCTTCCACAGGTGCCTTCATCCATGGAGCAACATTTTCCCTGTAGACGTACCTCTCTCGCAAATCCAAACAACCACGAATCATCTTCCAtacttcctcctcttctttgtCCGTTGATTCTATTATCAATAATTTGGAGAGGGAGAAGGAAACCAATCAAGTAAACACATCAGAGTTGGATGAATCACAAGCTATAAAGGTTGACCAATTAAGGAGATGATATATCACTACATCAACATGTCAGCAAACCATCGATTTAATAAACAAACTGGACAAGAAAAAGACTTCAAAGCAGCAAGACCCAATCCCAGGAAGACTACTATAAAAAGGGGAAGTTAACACTGCTgagcaaaaatataaaaaaggaaGTTAACACTACCATTCATTGTTGTTGTCTGGGGTATAATATTATTGGTGACAATTGGATCATTTCCCACGGCATGCATCAAGGCTGTATCTGCCTTTCTAGCATCATGCAGAACTACATTTTCTTCTGCTTCATTTGCAGTCGCTCTACAATTCTGATCTGGAATACAGCTACTGTTGTCAACTTCAAATGGAGGAGCGGATACATTATGAATGTCGGAGTTGTTAGCCtgcaaaaatcaataaatgGAGTACCTTAAACGATATCCATTGAAAATTCTCAAATTCAACAGGACTAGCTTAGAAACCGTACGACATCAACTTGTAGCAAGCCGATATTCCAAGGACTCTTCTAAATGTATGAAGTACCATGTTGGACAGTCTGACGCGCAGATAAGGtacaggattttttttttccttatgtgGATGTCGACATTCATCTAACAAGCATAGTCACTAGTCAGTAATAGATATTTACCACAAGTTTAGACACCACTCCAAATCATGCAATGAAATGTTTTATGAGACCCTGTGAACACCATTTTGCTCAGTAGTATTTCAAGAAATATGAATAATAATGTTTCATCATGTGCTGGGACATGAGAACTAGAAGAATCAAAACTCGGACAAATAGCCACTCCACACCTACACCCAAGTGTAAGTAGCAACGGACAAAGAGATTATGGTATACTAGTATAAACAATCAGCACCTATTGAATTGCAGTAGACCACTCACTTCACATGTTCAACTAGGGACTAACACCAGTCAAAGTGTTTCATCCAATTCAGTGAACCAGTATATAGTTGCCTAACAGGCAATGTAGTTGTGTCTTCTGATAAGTAAAGATTTCCTGTAATAAGAAATCCAAAAGGAGATGTTGGCCACTTACATCCTTGAGCATGGCTAACCAAACTCCAACTGAAGGCCATAAGAATAACATGCAAATTGACATTTCAATTTCTAAGTTTTGGCTAACGGACAGTTCGTCTGAAGACCAGCATCACTGTCTAAAGCCAATAAAATCTCCACTTTACTCTAGCTACAGCACAAGCTCCGTTGACAAGCCTAAAAACTTCTGCAGCTATCATAAACTAAAAAGATGCTACATACATGCAAATTGATTATATCAGCTGAAGAGTTGAGGTTCTCATAGGTGAAGAGGATGTCCTGCCCAGTTGAAAcctctgttccttcatcgtcagaaTCTCCTGTACTATCAAATGCATAGCCACGCGAGGATCTTGGAGTCATCAGCCTGCCACCAGATCCAACCCGGATCTTAGAACCAGACTTATTCACATAGTGATCCTGTCCTGAACAATGGAAACCGGATTACAAAAATGATGAAAGATGAAATAAACCTatttatgaaaatgaaaaaaaaaggaggacgAAGGAAAAATTGAAATGGGAAAAAGACAGTTCACCTATTTTAAATATACTTGTCACTGACAGTGtcctaaaaaaaaacagaatcaTTTAACTGTCAAACTGATGTTGATTTGATTCTCCTATAGTCCTATGCCAGTTATACTAATACTTGGACCTTGACATAATAAGTTAATAACTTCAGCAGTCGAATTTCTTTGAAAAAACAGTGATTCTGAGTGCTTTCTACTGGTTTAAGTCCCAACCATTCCCATCTTGCAGCAAATCTCACAGTCGAAATTCTCAAAACTTCGCAGTTGAAACTCTTGATACATCTCTCTCTTCCAAGAGCCCAAAAAGATGAATAGAAAACAAAGTAAATGACAAAGCTGGAGACGACTTATTCCACAAAGATTCTCAATGGAAAGTATGATGTAGTGAAAGCGTCGGGAATCTCTAGAAAAGGTTTCACTTGAAATCTCAAGATTCAAGCATGCTGCACTAAATGGTTCAGGTTGGAACCTCCTGATTTTACTACCTACCTGGTTCATTAGAGCTAAATGACTTTGCCAAATGATAGAGAACAAGACCGGTTACCTTTATCCTTGCTGAACAGATTCTTGACTTCAAATGGTCCCAAACTCTCAGTTAATCCCA encodes:
- the LOC131310996 gene encoding AMP deaminase-like isoform X2; the protein is MDHYVNKSGSKIRVGSGGRLMTPRSSRGYAFDSTGDSDDEGTEVSTGQDILFTYENLNSSADIINLHANNSDIHNVSAPPFEVDNSSCIPDQNCRATANEAEENVVLHDARKADTALMHAVGNDPIVTNNIIPQTTTMNESTDKEEEEVWKMIRGCLDLRERYVYRENVAPWMKAPVEGSSASGVNSDPLCFVPVEATAHHFRMEDGVVRVYASENDATDLFPVASSTMFFTDMHHLLKVMSIGNVRSACHHRLRFLEEKFRLHLLVNADTEFLAQKSAPHRDFYNIRKVDTHVHHSACMNQKQLLRFIKSKLRNEPDEVVIFRDGMYFTLKEVFESLQLTGYDLNVDLMDVHADKSTFHRFDKFNLKYNPCGQSRLREIFLKQDNLIQGRFIAEVTKQVLSDLEASKYQMAEYRVSIYGRKQSEWDQLASWFINNELYSENVVWLIQLPRLYNVYKSMGTATSFQNILDNVFIPLFEVTVDPNSHPHLHMFLMQVVGFDLVDDESKPERRPTKHMPKPAEWTNEFNPAYSYYAYYCYANLYTLNKLRESKGMPAIRLRPHCGEAGDVDHLAAAFLLCHNISHGIILRKSPVLQYLYYLAQIGLAMSPLSNNSLFLDYHRNPFPMFFQRGLNVSLSTDDPLQIHLTKEPLVEEYSVAAKVWKLTSCDLCEIARNSVYQSGFSHASKLHWLGSKYFKSGPEGNDIHQSNVPDLRISFRYATWKEEMQYVYSGMARLPKEIDF